Proteins encoded by one window of Glycine soja cultivar W05 chromosome 15, ASM419377v2, whole genome shotgun sequence:
- the LOC114387370 gene encoding elongation factor 2-like isoform X1, protein MQVKFTTHRLRHIMDCKHNIRNMSVIAHVNHGKSTLTDSLVAASGNIIAQEGEAERGNTVKSSGISLYYAMPEGDLKNFKGEREGKEFLINLIDSPGHVDFSSEVTTALRITDGALVVVDCVEGVCVQTETVLRQALGERVKPVLALNKMDKCFLELNLDPEEAYLTLQRVVESVNVIMGNYEDALLGDVKVYPEKGTVAFSAGLHGWGFTLTNFAKMYASMFGVDEAKMMSRLWGENFFDSATKKWTNRHTGASTCKRGFVRFCYEPIKQVIELCMNDQKDKLCPLLQKLGLNLKFEKELTGKALMKCVMQSWLPASSAILEMMIFHLPSPASAQKYRVENLYEGPLDDPYASAIRNCDPEGPLMLYVSKMIPTSDKGRFYAFGRVFSGKVSTNMKARIMGPNFVPGEKKDLYVKSVQGTSIWMGKKYETVEDVPCGNTVALAGLDHFITKNATITNETEIEAHPIRAMKFSVSPLVSVAVNCNAASDLPKLVEGLKRLAKSDPIMMCTISETGEHIIGATGELHLETCVKDLKDDFMNGIEISISDPIVSFKETVLEKSCHTVMSKSPNKHNRLYMEARPMEEGLVEAIERGKIGPKNNNKMVCEEFGWDKDLAKRIWCFGPDTIGPNMMVDACKGVQYLNEMKEAVLAGFQIASREGPLAEENLRGVCFDLCDVVLHADTIHRGGGQIIPTARRAFYAAILSAKPRLLEPVYVMEIQAHEKALGGINSVVNKKRGHVFEEIQRPGTPFYNVKAYIPVIESFKFSETLRTQIGEQAFPQMVFDHWDMVQSDPLEPGTPASACVADIRKKKGLNEQVMPLCVFEDML, encoded by the exons ATGCAGGTGAAGTTCACAACTCACAGGCTTCGGCACATAATGGACTGCAAACACAATATTCGTAACATGTCTGTTATTGCACACGTCAATCATG GAAAGTCTACCCTCACTGATTCTCTTGTGGCTGCTTCTGGTAATATCATAGCACAAGAGGGTGAAGCTGAGCGTGGCAACACTGTCAAATCCTCTGGTATCTCTCTCTACTATGCGATGCCAGAGGGTGATTTGAAGAATTTCAAAGGGGAACGTGAAGGGAAGGAGTTCCTTATAAATCTCATTGACTCACCAGGGCATGTGGACTTCTCATCTGAGGTCACAACCGCACTTCGCATCACCGATGGAGCACTTGTGGTGGTGGATTGTGTTGAGGGTGTCTGTGTCCAGACCGAAACTGTGCTGAGACAAGCCCTTGGAGAAAGGGTTAAGCCTGTTTTGGCTCTTAACAAGATGGATAAGTGCTTTCTTGAGCTCAATCTTGATCCAGAGGAGGCATACCTAACACTCCAAAGGGTTGTTGAGAGTGTGAATGTAATCATGGGTAACTATGAAGATGCTCTACTTGGAGATGTTAAGGTGTACCCTGAGAAGGGAACGGTTGCCTTTTCCGCTGGCTTGCATGGATGGGGCTTTACACTCACCAACTTTGCCAAGATGTATGCTTCCATGTTTGGAGTTGATGAGGCCAAGATGATGAGTAGGCTTTGGGGTGAGAATTTCTTTGACTCTGCTACCAAAAAGTGGACCAACAGGCACACTGGGGCTTCTACTTGCAAGCGTGGCTTTGTTCGGTTTTGTTATGAACCAATCAAGCAGGTTATTGAACTCTGCATGAATGACCAGAAGGATAAGTTGTGCCCCTTGTTGCAAAAGCTTGGGTTGAACTTGAAGTTCGAGAAGGAGTTGACAGGGAAGGCTTTGATGAAGTGTGTTATGCAAAGTTGGCTCCCAGCAAGTAGTGCCATTCTGGAGATGATGATATTTCACCTTCCATCTCCGGCTAGTGCTCAGAAATATAGAGTTGAGAATTTGTATGAGGGTCCCCTTGATGACCCTTACGCTTCTGCTATCAGAAATTGTGACCCTGAAGGGCCCCTAATGCTTTATGTGTCAAAGATGATTCCTACATCTGATAAGGGAAGGTTTTATGCTTTTGGCCGAGTCTTCTCTGGGAAGGTGTCAACTAATATGAAGGCTAGAATTATGGGGCCAAATTTTGTTCCTGGGGAGAAGAAAGACCTGTATGTGAAGAGTGTTCAGGGGACTTCAATTTGGATGGGGAAGAAATATGAAACAGTTGAGGATGTTCCTTGTGGAAACACAGTTGCCTTGGCTGGTTTGGACCATTTCATCACCAAGAATGCTACTATAACAAATGAGACAGAAATTGAAGCACACCCCATTAGAGCTATGAAGTTTTCTGTGTCACCATTGGTAAGTGTAGCTGTTAACTGCAATGCTGCATCAGATCTTCCTAAGCTTGTTGAGGGCCTAAAACGTTTGGCAAAGTCAGACCCCATCATGATGTGCACAATTTCAGAAACTGGAGAACACATCATAGGTGCTACTGGTGAGCTGCATCTTGAAACATGCGTAAAAGACTTGAAGGACGATTTTATGAATGGGATTGAGATTTCAATATCTGACCCTATTGTCTCCTTCAAGGAGACAGTGCTGGAGAAGTCTTGCCACACTGTGATGAGCAAATCACCTAACAAACACAACCGTTTGTACATGGAAGCAAGGCCAATGGAGGAAGGGCTTGTGGAGGCCATTGAGAGAGGCAAGATTGGTCCAAAGAataacaacaaaatggtgtgtgAAGAGTTTGGTTGGGACAAGGATCTAGCCAAGAGAATATGGTGTTTTGGCCCTGATACCATTGGACCCAACATGATGGTGGATGCATGTAAGGGAGTTCAGTACCTCAATGAAATGAAGGAGGCTGTTCTTGCTGGCTTTCAGATAGCATCAAGAGAAGGTCCACTTGCAGAAGAGAACTTGAGAGGGGTATGCTTTGATCTTTGTGATGTTGTACTTCATGCTGATACAATCCATAGGGGAGGTGGCCAAATCATTCCAACTGCTAGAAGGGCTTTCTATGCTGCCATACTTTCAGCTAAGCCAAGACTACTTGAGCCTGTGTATGTGATGGAAATACAAGCACATGAAAAGGCTCTTGGTGGCATCAATAGTGTTGTTAACAAGAAAAGAGGGCATGTGTTTGAGGAAATTCAGAGGCCTGGCACCCCATTTTACAATGTCAAGGCATATATACCAGTGATTGAGTCATTCAAATTCAGTGAAACACTGAGGACTCAAATTGGAGAGCAGGCTTTCCCACAGATGGTGTTTGATCACTGGGATATGGTGCAGTCTGATCCACTGGAACCTGGAACACCAGCTTCTGCATGTGTTGCTGACATTCGGAAGAAGAAAGGGTTGAATGAACAAGTTATGCCTTTGTGTGTGTTCGAGGACATGCTTTGA
- the LOC114387370 gene encoding elongation factor 2-like isoform X2, producing MVKFTTHRLRHIMDCKHNIRNMSVIAHVNHGKSTLTDSLVAASGNIIAQEGEAERGNTVKSSGISLYYAMPEGDLKNFKGEREGKEFLINLIDSPGHVDFSSEVTTALRITDGALVVVDCVEGVCVQTETVLRQALGERVKPVLALNKMDKCFLELNLDPEEAYLTLQRVVESVNVIMGNYEDALLGDVKVYPEKGTVAFSAGLHGWGFTLTNFAKMYASMFGVDEAKMMSRLWGENFFDSATKKWTNRHTGASTCKRGFVRFCYEPIKQVIELCMNDQKDKLCPLLQKLGLNLKFEKELTGKALMKCVMQSWLPASSAILEMMIFHLPSPASAQKYRVENLYEGPLDDPYASAIRNCDPEGPLMLYVSKMIPTSDKGRFYAFGRVFSGKVSTNMKARIMGPNFVPGEKKDLYVKSVQGTSIWMGKKYETVEDVPCGNTVALAGLDHFITKNATITNETEIEAHPIRAMKFSVSPLVSVAVNCNAASDLPKLVEGLKRLAKSDPIMMCTISETGEHIIGATGELHLETCVKDLKDDFMNGIEISISDPIVSFKETVLEKSCHTVMSKSPNKHNRLYMEARPMEEGLVEAIERGKIGPKNNNKMVCEEFGWDKDLAKRIWCFGPDTIGPNMMVDACKGVQYLNEMKEAVLAGFQIASREGPLAEENLRGVCFDLCDVVLHADTIHRGGGQIIPTARRAFYAAILSAKPRLLEPVYVMEIQAHEKALGGINSVVNKKRGHVFEEIQRPGTPFYNVKAYIPVIESFKFSETLRTQIGEQAFPQMVFDHWDMVQSDPLEPGTPASACVADIRKKKGLNEQVMPLCVFEDML from the exons ATG GTGAAGTTCACAACTCACAGGCTTCGGCACATAATGGACTGCAAACACAATATTCGTAACATGTCTGTTATTGCACACGTCAATCATG GAAAGTCTACCCTCACTGATTCTCTTGTGGCTGCTTCTGGTAATATCATAGCACAAGAGGGTGAAGCTGAGCGTGGCAACACTGTCAAATCCTCTGGTATCTCTCTCTACTATGCGATGCCAGAGGGTGATTTGAAGAATTTCAAAGGGGAACGTGAAGGGAAGGAGTTCCTTATAAATCTCATTGACTCACCAGGGCATGTGGACTTCTCATCTGAGGTCACAACCGCACTTCGCATCACCGATGGAGCACTTGTGGTGGTGGATTGTGTTGAGGGTGTCTGTGTCCAGACCGAAACTGTGCTGAGACAAGCCCTTGGAGAAAGGGTTAAGCCTGTTTTGGCTCTTAACAAGATGGATAAGTGCTTTCTTGAGCTCAATCTTGATCCAGAGGAGGCATACCTAACACTCCAAAGGGTTGTTGAGAGTGTGAATGTAATCATGGGTAACTATGAAGATGCTCTACTTGGAGATGTTAAGGTGTACCCTGAGAAGGGAACGGTTGCCTTTTCCGCTGGCTTGCATGGATGGGGCTTTACACTCACCAACTTTGCCAAGATGTATGCTTCCATGTTTGGAGTTGATGAGGCCAAGATGATGAGTAGGCTTTGGGGTGAGAATTTCTTTGACTCTGCTACCAAAAAGTGGACCAACAGGCACACTGGGGCTTCTACTTGCAAGCGTGGCTTTGTTCGGTTTTGTTATGAACCAATCAAGCAGGTTATTGAACTCTGCATGAATGACCAGAAGGATAAGTTGTGCCCCTTGTTGCAAAAGCTTGGGTTGAACTTGAAGTTCGAGAAGGAGTTGACAGGGAAGGCTTTGATGAAGTGTGTTATGCAAAGTTGGCTCCCAGCAAGTAGTGCCATTCTGGAGATGATGATATTTCACCTTCCATCTCCGGCTAGTGCTCAGAAATATAGAGTTGAGAATTTGTATGAGGGTCCCCTTGATGACCCTTACGCTTCTGCTATCAGAAATTGTGACCCTGAAGGGCCCCTAATGCTTTATGTGTCAAAGATGATTCCTACATCTGATAAGGGAAGGTTTTATGCTTTTGGCCGAGTCTTCTCTGGGAAGGTGTCAACTAATATGAAGGCTAGAATTATGGGGCCAAATTTTGTTCCTGGGGAGAAGAAAGACCTGTATGTGAAGAGTGTTCAGGGGACTTCAATTTGGATGGGGAAGAAATATGAAACAGTTGAGGATGTTCCTTGTGGAAACACAGTTGCCTTGGCTGGTTTGGACCATTTCATCACCAAGAATGCTACTATAACAAATGAGACAGAAATTGAAGCACACCCCATTAGAGCTATGAAGTTTTCTGTGTCACCATTGGTAAGTGTAGCTGTTAACTGCAATGCTGCATCAGATCTTCCTAAGCTTGTTGAGGGCCTAAAACGTTTGGCAAAGTCAGACCCCATCATGATGTGCACAATTTCAGAAACTGGAGAACACATCATAGGTGCTACTGGTGAGCTGCATCTTGAAACATGCGTAAAAGACTTGAAGGACGATTTTATGAATGGGATTGAGATTTCAATATCTGACCCTATTGTCTCCTTCAAGGAGACAGTGCTGGAGAAGTCTTGCCACACTGTGATGAGCAAATCACCTAACAAACACAACCGTTTGTACATGGAAGCAAGGCCAATGGAGGAAGGGCTTGTGGAGGCCATTGAGAGAGGCAAGATTGGTCCAAAGAataacaacaaaatggtgtgtgAAGAGTTTGGTTGGGACAAGGATCTAGCCAAGAGAATATGGTGTTTTGGCCCTGATACCATTGGACCCAACATGATGGTGGATGCATGTAAGGGAGTTCAGTACCTCAATGAAATGAAGGAGGCTGTTCTTGCTGGCTTTCAGATAGCATCAAGAGAAGGTCCACTTGCAGAAGAGAACTTGAGAGGGGTATGCTTTGATCTTTGTGATGTTGTACTTCATGCTGATACAATCCATAGGGGAGGTGGCCAAATCATTCCAACTGCTAGAAGGGCTTTCTATGCTGCCATACTTTCAGCTAAGCCAAGACTACTTGAGCCTGTGTATGTGATGGAAATACAAGCACATGAAAAGGCTCTTGGTGGCATCAATAGTGTTGTTAACAAGAAAAGAGGGCATGTGTTTGAGGAAATTCAGAGGCCTGGCACCCCATTTTACAATGTCAAGGCATATATACCAGTGATTGAGTCATTCAAATTCAGTGAAACACTGAGGACTCAAATTGGAGAGCAGGCTTTCCCACAGATGGTGTTTGATCACTGGGATATGGTGCAGTCTGATCCACTGGAACCTGGAACACCAGCTTCTGCATGTGTTGCTGACATTCGGAAGAAGAAAGGGTTGAATGAACAAGTTATGCCTTTGTGTGTGTTCGAGGACATGCTTTGA